DNA from Flavobacterium aestivum:
CAACGGAGGTTATATTTTGTTTAACTTCATTAGTATCATTATCATAAATCAACAAACTTCTGGTTGCATCAGTATTTGTTTTATTCAGATTAGTGAGATATTGAAAACCAAAAGTCCATTTGGGTGTAGCTGCATATTGCATGCTGAAAATTCCATTAAGCATTTTATGCTTTTTTTGGAGAGGGTAATCTAAAGCCCATAATTCATCAGCAAAGTGGATGCGGCTCTCTTGTTCCAGATAGATTCCGCCATTCCTATAATTCAATGAAGCTGACATACTTAACTTATTCTGATTGTATATAAAATTGCTTGTTAATGATCCTTCTCCATCGTGTTGCCTGTGCAGATAGCCACTCCCAAGAGAGAGATTCCAAGAATCTTTTTTGGACTTTTTTAACTTGATATTTACCAATCCGCTATTTCCTAAAGCCTCATATTTAGCTGGTGGTGTTGTAATTACTTCGATACTTTTGATGTTCTCTGAAGGAATTGATTTTAATAAATTTGTCAATTCTTCTTGTCCAAGCTCAATCATTTTATCGTCTATCAAAACTCTTACTGTACTCTTACCTATTATGGTGATAGTCTCATTCTGAATTTGTATTCCGGGTGTAATTTTTAATGCATCCAGAGCATCGCCACCCGCAGTGCTTATAGTGTTTTCTACGTTAAAAACCAGTCGGTCAACTTTACGATCTACGATTTCTTTCTTTTTAGAAATTACAACTGTCTCTAATTCTTGTACCTGATTTATTATTATTACCCCTAAATCCAGATTTGAATTCAATTCTATCTCCTTTGTATATAAAACAGAATTAAATTGATTGATTTTCAATTTGTATAAACCCGCTTTATATTCTAATACAAACTCACCTTTTTCATTTGTTACTTGACTTTTTACAGGAACAGTCTCATTTTCAAAAAGGACAACTTCAGCAAAATCTACAGGAATATTTTCTGTAGTAACCACTTTCCCGGATATTTTGACTTGTGCTGTTAATACGTTACTTAAAATAAATGCAATAAATAAAAACCGATTCATTTGTAATTTTTGTTTTATTAGTATTTTAATTTTAACCCGTTGGATGTAATTCCAGAAAAAATATTCAACGCATAGAAACATAGCTTAAAACTTAAGATGCTTTTAAGAATTTATTTTTTCGAATAGGGCTTAATAGCACCCTGCGGATTTCGATTTTATAAATTATATGGTGAAATTTTCAGATTCTTCAATCGAAATATTCTCTTCATTACTTGTGCTATACAATATTGTATTTTCTAAAAGCAGTGCTAATTCTTCAAGTATAATATTGTTAAACAAATCGATGATTGATAATTTGACATTAAACTGTTTATGAATTATACTAATCAATTTTGTAGCGTTCAGACTATGCCCTCCCAACTCAAAAAAACTGTCAGTAACTCCTACTTTTTCAACTCCAAGAATTTCTTGCCATATTTCGGCTATTTTTTGCTCAATTTCATTTCTTGGTTCCACATACTCTTTTCTGATAATGTCTTCTTCATTAATGCCTCGCAAAGCGCTGCGATCAATTTTTCCGTTAGCTGTTAATGGTAAGTGTTCCAGAACCACAAGAAAGGAAGGAACCATATATTCCGGTAGTTTGGTATGGAGATAGCGGCGAATTTCTGTTTTGTCAATTACAGCGTCCGAAACATAATAAGCAACTAATGCTATCTCTCCATTTACATATTGCGGCTGAACCACAACTTGTCGTAAATGTGTCGAAAATTGCAAAAGAGTAGTTTCTATTTCTCCCAGCTCAATTCTAAAACCTCTTATTTTTACCTGATCATCGTTTCTACCTAAAAATTCGATATTTCCGTCAGGCAACCATCTTCCTAAATCTCCGGTATCATACATTCTTGTATTTGATATGAATGGATTTTCAATAAATTTTTCGGCTGTAAGCTCCGGTTTGTTCAGATAGCCGCGGGTAACTCCGGCACCGGAAATATATATTTTACCCAAAACGCCTAATTGAGTTGGCAGCAGGTTATTATCCAGAATATAAACCTGCGTATTTGAAATTGGTTTGCCAATACAAAATGTCTCGTTTTTATTATAAAGAAGCTCAATCGAAGTAACTGCCGTTTCGGTTGGCCCGTATTCGTTATAAAAATCACAAACAGAACTCCATGATTCGGCTAGTTTGATAGAACAAATGTCACCTCCCGCAATAACTCTCTTTAAATTAAAACGACTGTCTGGTACTATTTTTTCTAAAACAGACGGCACTGCATGAAGATGTGTAATTTCATTTTTCAAAATAAATTCTTCAAAAACATCCGCTTCGAGTAATACTTCTCTTGGAATAATATGCAAACTTGCTCCGTTTAAAAGCGCCAGAAAAATTTGCTCTACTGACGCATCAAAAGTGTAATTTGAAAGCTGAAGTATTTTTTCGTTTTCGTCTATTTTAAACTCTTTTGTCTGCGAAATTATCAGGTTAACTACATTCGTATGTTCGACCATCACTCCTTTTGGATTTCCTGTGGTTCCCGAAGTGTAAATGATGTAAGCTAAATCTTTTGAACCGTTTATTTTTTCAATATTCGCATCCAGATATTCGTGCTGATTTTTATAAAACGCTTCTAATACATCTTCATCAATTACAATTTTGCAATTGCTGTCCTTCTCTATATAATCTATTCTCTCCTGAGGGTAAGCAGGATCTATAGGCACATAAGCAGCTCCGGATTTTAGTGTACCTAAAACGGCCAAAATCATTTTTTCGCTTCGTTCGAGTTTAACTCCAATTAAATCATCTGCTGCAATTTGATACTGATTTCTCAAATAACTTCCTAATTGATTGGCTTCTGTATTGAGTTCATTATACGTTAATTCGGTATCTTCAAAAACAACCGCAATATTATTCGGCGTTTTTCCTACTTGTTCTTCAAATAAATCAATAAGAGTTTTATGCTCTGGAAAATCAGATTTGGTGTCGTTAAATCCGTATACGATATCATGAAATTTAGCTTCGTTTAGAATCGAAAACTGTGAAATCTTTTTCTCAGGAACATCAACAAATTGTTCCAAAAGGTAGAAGAATGTATCCATCATAGAATAAATAAACTCTTGGCTAAACACACCTGCTTTGTAATCCAATTCAAGTTCAATAGCATCCAATACATCAAAAAACGTAAATGACAAATTAAATCTTGAAAATGTAGAAGTTTGATTAATCTCTTCTTCAATCTCAAATGGCAGATCATTTTTACTGGCCAGTCCCGCTCTATTATTCTGATTTTGCAATACAACCATTACATCAAAGAATGATTTTTTATTAGCTACTTTTAGATCATTTAATATCAAATCATAAGGATACACTTGATATTCTAATGCCTTCAAAATAGTATTCATCTCATCGGCGACACAATCAGTAAAGTTTTTATCAGCATCTATTTCTGTATAAATAGGAAGGGTATTGATAAACATACCAATTGTTGACTCAAACTCTTTTTTAACTCTTCCAGAAACAGCTGTACCAATCACAAAATTTTCCTGAGCCAATCTATATAAAGATATTCTCACTGAGGAAATTAATATGCTGAATAGCGTTACTCTGTTTTTATTGGCAAAGTCTGCCAATTTATCTTTCAGATTTTTATCAATACTAAAATTTAATCGGGAACCTTCAAAAGTTCCAACATTAGGATTTCCTAATTTTAAATTTGAATTAATATTTCTTAATTTATCTTTCCAATAGTCTGCGTATGATTCTATTTTCTCGATATGCAGGTTTTCTTTCAGCCAGTTTAGATAATCAAAATAATCATTTTTGCTAGCTGCGCGAACATATACCTGACTCATAATTTGCTTATAAACAGACACAAAATCTTTTATAAAAACTCCTGTAGACCAACCGTCGAATATGATGTGATGAAAAACAAATATTAACTTATAGTTGTTTTCATCAATTTGAAGTACAGATGCCTGAAACAATGGGCCAAATTCTAAATCGAACTTAATATTTTGAATTTCGTTCTTTTTCTCTTCCCCGATAAGAGGGTCGTTATTAGAACAAAAAGTAAAAAAATGGTCAATATTTATATTCTCAATCTCATTTATTTTCTGACGGACAGTTCCGTTCTCATCCGTAAAGAAAGTCGATCGCAGACAGGCATGCATCTTGATTAACTCGTGAAGTGTTTCTTTAAAAACTTCAACATTCAAACTTCCTTTGGCATTATAGGTTAAAGTGATATTATAAATTGACTGCATAGAATTATCGACCAAAGATTCAATCCACATTCTTTGCTGTGAGTTTGATGCTTCAAGAGTTTCAAAAATCAATTCATCATTCTTAGGAAGTGCTATAAAATCACTTTCACCTTTTGCCTGAACCGCTTGTTTAATAAGATTTACAATTTCATTAATCTCGTAGCAGTTAAACAAATCATCGAATGTTATTGTTATCTCAAAAAGTTCATTAATCCTATTTATAAACTGAACTCCAACAATAGAATTCCCACCTAATTCAAAAAAATCGTCCGTAAGAGTTAGACTGTC
Protein-coding regions in this window:
- a CDS encoding non-ribosomal peptide synthetase codes for the protein MDIALIGASIKYADITTLQQFVEVIRDNKVCIKQPSEERILNSKIEKKDAYHPYGYLDRVDFFDHEFFNISKGEANTIDPGHRMILEGVCTAIENSGYDLDYISSQNTGLFTTTQTGLYNLLYQSENKGLDFIGGLPSIGGGRVANILNIRGPVMNIDTACSSSLVAIHEAVQNIRNGEIDLGIVAGSRLLYLFDEADSFEKDAIMSTDGMCRAFDEDASGTAGGEGVAVVILKRLDHAIRDNDTILSVIKGSAINNDGSSSNSITSPSPVAQKNVILSACKNANIPVSSVGYIETHGTGTKLGDPIEYKGIKDAFTYNNEKYSVRLGTLKPNIGHLDNMSGLFGLIKAAFVLKEKEFFPLANFNTVNKFIEEDSNIILQKEGAKWVTTEIRRAGVSSFGLSGTNAHIILEEYTANAESLLNTGNNNWFKVAAKSKKSLNAYLDTIYNFISETTPIEDLAYTLNAGRKDYKYQLAVSGNTIDEIKQSLLNQKDKNYFSTVNYNKIALLYLSDEVSNIESFLKCSHFKDVFGKLKKEIENNEIDLSVSQTLAFQVSLFKYLSAKGFNVNQLICNGNIAKASKEIIDGKNIISKDLKFNEEFSLDFEKLKILAKNCNDNNILLVIVGNSSHAMPAILEALTEEQIPGIDLLKIVDDNNWNTLWSTLYNKGLEFNWKEFYNNEVYKKVIAPTYPFERISCWNENKNPLLFGNLNTKPEVEKPQLLTENLSEEEIVVNILKEVLKNDSLTLTDDFFELGGNSIVGVQFINRINELFEITITFDDLFNCYEINEIVNLIKQAVQAKGESDFIALPKNDELIFETLEASNSQQRMWIESLVDNSMQSIYNITLTYNAKGSLNVEVFKETLHELIKMHACLRSTFFTDENGTVRQKINEIENINIDHFFTFCSNNDPLIGEEKKNEIQNIKFDLEFGPLFQASVLQIDENNYKLIFVFHHIIFDGWSTGVFIKDFVSVYKQIMSQVYVRAASKNDYFDYLNWLKENLHIEKIESYADYWKDKLRNINSNLKLGNPNVGTFEGSRLNFSIDKNLKDKLADFANKNRVTLFSILISSVRISLYRLAQENFVIGTAVSGRVKKEFESTIGMFINTLPIYTEIDADKNFTDCVADEMNTILKALEYQVYPYDLILNDLKVANKKSFFDVMVVLQNQNNRAGLASKNDLPFEIEEEINQTSTFSRFNLSFTFFDVLDAIELELDYKAGVFSQEFIYSMMDTFFYLLEQFVDVPEKKISQFSILNEAKFHDIVYGFNDTKSDFPEHKTLIDLFEEQVGKTPNNIAVVFEDTELTYNELNTEANQLGSYLRNQYQIAADDLIGVKLERSEKMILAVLGTLKSGAAYVPIDPAYPQERIDYIEKDSNCKIVIDEDVLEAFYKNQHEYLDANIEKINGSKDLAYIIYTSGTTGNPKGVMVEHTNVVNLIISQTKEFKIDENEKILQLSNYTFDASVEQIFLALLNGASLHIIPREVLLEADVFEEFILKNEITHLHAVPSVLEKIVPDSRFNLKRVIAGGDICSIKLAESWSSVCDFYNEYGPTETAVTSIELLYNKNETFCIGKPISNTQVYILDNNLLPTQLGVLGKIYISGAGVTRGYLNKPELTAEKFIENPFISNTRMYDTGDLGRWLPDGNIEFLGRNDDQVKIRGFRIELGEIETTLLQFSTHLRQVVVQPQYVNGEIALVAYYVSDAVIDKTEIRRYLHTKLPEYMVPSFLVVLEHLPLTANGKIDRSALRGINEEDIIRKEYVEPRNEIEQKIAEIWQEILGVEKVGVTDSFFELGGHSLNATKLISIIHKQFNVKLSIIDLFNNIILEELALLLENTILYSTSNEENISIEESENFTI